In Rhodococcus sp. OK302, one genomic interval encodes:
- the sufC gene encoding Fe-S cluster assembly ATPase SufC: MSTSENTNSVLEVRDLHVQVANTDANAEPIQILKGVNLTVRSGETHAIMGPNGSGKSTLSYAIAGHPKYQVTSGSITLNGEDVLAMSVDERARAGLFLAMQYPVEVPGVSMSNFLRTAATAVRGEAPKLRHWVKEVKESLAELEIDPSFIERSVNEGFSGGEKKRHEILQLGMLKPKIAILDETDSGLDVDALRTVSEGVNRYKERENGGVLLITHYTRILRYIAPDFVHVFVGGRIVESGGPELADELETNGYVRFTADASATQGA; this comes from the coding sequence ATGTCTACCAGTGAAAACACCAACTCCGTTCTCGAGGTTCGTGACCTGCACGTCCAGGTTGCCAACACCGACGCCAACGCTGAGCCGATCCAGATCCTCAAGGGTGTGAACCTGACGGTTCGCTCCGGCGAGACCCACGCCATCATGGGCCCCAACGGCTCCGGCAAGTCGACGCTGTCCTACGCCATTGCCGGCCACCCGAAATACCAGGTGACCTCCGGTTCCATCACCCTCAACGGTGAAGACGTCCTCGCGATGAGCGTTGACGAGCGTGCACGCGCCGGCCTGTTCCTGGCAATGCAGTACCCCGTCGAGGTTCCCGGCGTCTCCATGTCCAACTTCCTGCGCACCGCTGCTACCGCAGTGCGCGGCGAGGCTCCCAAGCTGCGCCACTGGGTCAAGGAAGTCAAGGAATCGCTGGCCGAGCTCGAAATCGATCCTTCGTTCATCGAGCGTTCCGTCAACGAAGGCTTCTCCGGCGGCGAGAAGAAGCGCCACGAGATCCTGCAGCTGGGCATGCTCAAGCCGAAGATCGCGATCCTCGACGAGACCGACTCCGGCCTCGACGTCGACGCACTGCGTACCGTCTCCGAGGGTGTCAACCGCTACAAGGAGCGCGAGAACGGCGGCGTTCTGCTGATCACGCACTACACACGCATCCTGCGTTACATCGCTCCCGACTTCGTCCACGTGTTTGTCGGCGGCCGCATCGTCGAGTCCGGTGGACCGGAACTCGCTGACGAGCTCGAGACCAACGGCTACGTTCGTTTCACCGCGGACGCTTCAGCAACTCAGGGAGCATAA
- a CDS encoding cysteine desulfurase has translation MTTSVRALDVTRIRKDFPILGRTVRDGKPLVYLDSGATSQRPLQVLDAEREFLTTCNAAVHRGAHQLAEEATDAYEDARTLIAEFVGAESDELSFTKNATEALNLVTYVLGDDRFDRHVGPGDEIVITELEHHANLVPWQELARRTGATLKWYGITDDGRIDLDSLELTPAVKVVAFTHQSNVTGAVAPVEELVRRARAVGALVVLDACQSVPHMAVDFHALDVDFAAFSGHKMLGPTGIGVLYGKASLLSEIPPFITGGSMIETVTMEASTYAPAPQRFEAGTQMTSQVVGLGAAVRYLNDVGMDAVAAHEHVLVEAALEKLSTIAGLQIVGPKTAENRGGAISFVVDGIHAHDLGQILDDDGVAIRVGHHCAWPLHRRLGVQATARASFALYNTVEEIDVLVAAIKRAQEFFGVTGELS, from the coding sequence ATGACCACCTCGGTGCGTGCGCTCGACGTCACCAGGATTCGGAAAGACTTCCCGATCCTGGGGCGTACCGTGCGCGACGGAAAACCCTTGGTGTACTTGGATTCCGGTGCGACTTCGCAGCGGCCTCTCCAGGTACTCGATGCCGAGCGGGAATTCCTCACCACGTGTAATGCGGCCGTCCACCGAGGTGCTCATCAGCTGGCCGAAGAAGCCACCGATGCGTACGAAGACGCACGGACTCTGATCGCAGAGTTCGTCGGTGCAGAATCCGACGAGCTGTCTTTCACGAAGAACGCCACCGAGGCACTGAACCTGGTGACGTACGTTCTCGGTGACGACCGGTTCGACCGGCATGTCGGACCCGGCGACGAAATTGTCATCACGGAACTCGAGCATCACGCCAACCTTGTTCCGTGGCAGGAACTTGCGCGGCGTACCGGTGCAACGCTGAAGTGGTACGGCATCACCGACGACGGACGGATCGATCTCGATTCGCTCGAGCTCACCCCGGCCGTCAAGGTCGTGGCGTTCACCCATCAGTCCAATGTGACCGGTGCGGTCGCTCCGGTGGAAGAGTTGGTCCGTCGGGCGCGCGCTGTGGGTGCGCTGGTAGTTCTCGATGCGTGCCAGTCCGTGCCGCACATGGCAGTCGACTTCCATGCTCTGGATGTTGATTTCGCGGCGTTCTCGGGCCATAAGATGCTCGGCCCCACCGGGATCGGCGTTCTGTACGGCAAGGCTTCGTTGCTGTCCGAGATCCCTCCGTTCATCACGGGTGGATCGATGATCGAAACCGTCACGATGGAAGCCAGCACGTATGCGCCGGCGCCGCAGCGGTTCGAAGCCGGAACGCAGATGACCTCCCAGGTTGTCGGCCTCGGCGCCGCAGTGCGCTACTTGAACGACGTCGGAATGGACGCTGTTGCGGCCCACGAACATGTGCTGGTCGAAGCGGCGTTGGAGAAGCTGTCGACAATCGCGGGTCTCCAGATCGTGGGTCCGAAAACCGCCGAGAATCGCGGCGGCGCAATCTCGTTCGTCGTCGACGGCATTCATGCCCACGACCTCGGCCAGATCCTCGACGACGACGGCGTTGCAATCCGCGTCGGACACCATTGTGCGTGGCCGCTGCATCGTCGCCTCGGTGTGCAGGCAACCGCCCGGGCATCGTTCGCTCTGTACAACACCGTCGAAGAAATTGACGTGTTGGTTGCGGCGATCAAGCGCGCGCAGGAATTTTTCGGTGTCACAGGG